Proteins from a genomic interval of Salmo trutta chromosome 39, fSalTru1.1, whole genome shotgun sequence:
- the LOC115179395 gene encoding traf2 and NCK-interacting protein kinase isoform X2, producing MATDSPARSLDEIDLSALRDPAGIFELVELVGNGTYGQVYKGRHVKTGQLAAIKVMDVTGDEEEEIKGEINMLKKYSHHRNIATYYGAFVKKNPPGIDDQLWLVMEFCGAGSITDLIKNTKGNSLKEEWTAYICREILRGLTHLHQHKVIHRDIKGQNVLLTENAEVKLVDFGVSAQLDRTVGKRNTFIGTPYWMAPEVIACDENPEATYDFKSDLWSLGITAIEMAEGAPPLCDMHPMRALFLIPRNPAPRLKSKKWSKKFQSFIESCLVKSHGQRPSTEQLLKHPFIRELPNERQIRIQLKDHIDRTKKKRGERDETEYEYSGSEEEEEERDVGEPSSIINIPGESTLRRDFLRLQLANKERSEALRRQQLEQQQNEEHKRLLLAERQKRIEEQKEQRRRLEEQQRRERELRKQQEREQRRRYEEMEQLRRDEERRHTEREQEYKRKQIEEQRQAERLQRQLQQERAYLVSLQQQQQQQQNQDGRPGEKKPLYHYKDSASPTDKPAWAKEVEERSKLNRQSSPALQHKSVSSRVSEASLPPRSESFSTTGMQPARTPPTHRPVEPQMAHLIPVKTMTGSQSLQESTGREAGGMGRRGEEGGGMPPRQNSDPTSDSNPAPPPRTTSREDDELPPKVPQRTTSISPALMRKNSPNGQGLIRASNPDLRASELCLDTAPQRSSHSSSSSSPSSQRGPPVQETSPPAEANQEVRIRPEEGRDSGRPSRPADLSALAKELRELRVEEGSRPPVKVTDYSSSSEERSESSDEDGETGQDGTVAVMPQQGEAYGGLTEEPLAGSFNTTQDSTLIMTEAEERRRAAGHGESNGFHSNHHGSGNQGNLPDLVQQSSSSSPSTLDALKEQFGSKASFSPFGDPRSYQTSPTEDEEESSAGLFTSELLHQEQEQARLAEARKISVVNVNPTNIRPHSDTPEIRKYKKRFNSEILCAALWGVNLLVGTENGLMLLDRSGQGKVYNLITRRRFLQMDVLEGLNVLVTISGKKNKLRVYYLSWLRNRILHNDPEVEKKQGWVTVGELEGCVHYKVVKYERIKFLVIAQKNAVEIYAWAPKPYHKFMAFKSFTDLQHRPQLVDLTVEEGQRLKVIYGSSLGFHVIDVDSGNPYDIYVPSHIQTQVTPHAIVILPKTDGMEMLLCYEDEGVYVNTYGRITKDVVLQWGEMPTSVAYIHSSQIMGWGEKAIEIRSVETGHLDGVFMHKRAQRLKFLCERNDKVFFASVRSGGSSQVFFMTLNRSSMMNW from the exons CGACGACCagctatgg ttgGTGATGGAGTTCTGTGGGGCGGGCTCAATAACAGATCTGATTAAGAACACCAAGGGGAACTCATTGAAGGAGGAGTGGACTGCCTACATCTGCAGAGAGATCCTCAGG ggtctgACCCATCTCCACCAGCACAAGGTCATCCACAGAGACATCAAGGGTCAGAACGTCCTGCTGACGGAGAACGCAGAGGTCAAACtgg TGGACTTTGGTGTGAGTGCCCAGCTGGACCGGACGGTGGGGAAGAGGAACACCTTCATCGGGACTCCCTATTGGATGGCTCCCGAGGTCATCGCCTGCGACGAGAACCCCGAGGCCACTTACGACTTTAAG agtGACCTGTGGTCTCTGGGTATAACAGCTATAGAAATGGCAGAAGGAGCCCCTC CGCTGTGTGACATGCACCCAATGAGAGCTCTCTTCCTCATCCCACGAAACCCCGCCCCCAGACTCAAGTCCAAGAAGTG GTCTAAGAAGTTCCAGTCCTTCATTGAGAGTTGCTTGGTGAAGAGTCATGGTCAGAGACCCAGCACAGAACAGCTGTTGAAGCACCCCTTCATCAGAGAGCTGCCCAACGAACGCCAGATCCGCATCCAGCTGAAGGACCACATCGACAGAACCAAGAAGAAACGTGGGGAGAGGG ATGAGACAGAATATGAGTACAGCGGgagtgaagaggaggaagaggagcgaGACGTGGGGGagccaag CTCCATTATTAACATCCCCGGTGAGTCGACGTTAAGGCGGGACTTCCTGCGTCTGCAGCTGGCCAATAAGGAACGCTCTGAGGCTCTGAGGCGGCAGCAGTTGGAACAACAGCAGAACGAGGAACACAAGCGCCTCTTACTGGCCGAACGACAGAAACGCATAGAGGAGCAgaaagaacagaggaggagactggaggag CAACAGCGTAGGGAGCGTGAGTTGAGGAAGCagcaggagagagaacagagaagacgCTATGAAGAGATGGAACAACTacggagagatgaggagaggaggcacACGGAGAGAGAACAG GAGTATAAGCGTAAGCAGATTGAGGAACAACGTCAAGCCGAGAGATTACAGAGACAGTTACAACAGGAG AGAGCCTACCTGGTGTCtctacaacaacagcaacaacaacaacaaaaccaagATGGCCGACCAGGCGAGAAGAAACCTCTGTATCACTATAAAGACTCAGCTAGTCCTACTGACAAACCTGCATGGGCtaaagag GTGGAGGAGCGCTCCAAGCTGAACAGACAGAGTTCTCCGGCGCTGCAGCATAAGTCCGTCTCCAGCCGGGTCTCTGAGGCCTCCCTGCCTCCTCGCTCCGAGTCCTTCAGCACTACAGGGATGCAGCCGGCCCGCACCCCACCAACACACCGCCCAGTTGAACCAcag atggCCCACCTGATTCCAGTGAAGACCATGACAGGCTCTCAGTCTCTGCAGGAGAGCACAGGAAGAGAGGCaggggggatggggaggagaggggaggaggggggcggCATGCCCCCCCGTCAGAACTCTGACCCCACCTCTGACTCTAACCCCGCCCCTCCACCTCGTACCACTAGCCGAGAGGACGATGAGCTTCCCCCTAAGGTCCCTCAGAGAACCACCTCCATCTCCCCAGCCCTGATGAGGAAAAACTCCCCCAACGGACAGGGACTCATAcgagccag tAATCCAGACCTGAGAGCATCAGAGTTGTGTCTCGATACTGCTCCACAGAggtcctctcactcctcctcctcatcctcacctTCATcacagagag GTCCACCAGTCCAGGAGACCTCCCCCCCAGCAGAAGCCAATCAGGAGGTCAGGATCAGACCGGAGGAGGGGCGAGACTCAGGCAGACCCAGCAGACCTGCC gacCTAAGTGCGCTGGCTAAGGAGCTGAGAgagttgagggtagaggagggcaGTAGACCTCCAGTGAAG GTGACAGACTACTCATCCTCCAGTGAGGAGCGGTCAGAGAGCAGCGACGAGGACGGAGAGACGGGGCAAGATGGGACTGTGGCTgtcat gccaCAGCAGGGTGAAGCATATGGAGGTTTGACTGAAGAACCTCTGGCGGGCTCCTTCAACACAACACAGGACAGCACTCTGATCATGACAGAG gcggaggagaggaggagggcagcagGCCATGGTGAGAGTAACGGGTTCCACAGCAACCATCACGGCAGCGGTAACCAAGGCAATCTCCCTGACCTGGTCCAGCAGagctcctcctcttcaccctcaaCCCTGGATGCACTGAAAGag CAATTTGGATCTAAAGCCTCCTTCTCCCCATTCGGTGACCCACGGTCCTATCAGACCTCCCCTACTGAAGATGAGGAAGAGAGCTCAGCTG GTCTGTTCACCAGTGAGTTGCTGCATCAGGAGCAGGAGCAGGCCAGACTAGCCGAGGCCAGAAAGATCAGCGTGGTCAACGTGAACCCGACCAACATACGACCTCACAGTGACACGCCTGAGATACGCAAATACAAGAAGCGCTTCAACTCTGAGATACTGTGTGCTGCTCTCTGGG gTGTGAACCTGCTGGTGGGGACAGAGAATGGTTTGATGTTGCTTGACCGTAGCGGTCAGGGGAAGGTCTATAACCTGATAACCAGGAGACGCTTCCTACAGATGGATGTCCTGGAGGGACTTAATGTCCTGGTTACTATATCAG gGAAGAAGAATAAGTTGCGTGTGTACTACCTGTCCTGGCTGAGGAACAGGATACTCCACAACGACCCAGAGGTGGAGAAGAAGCAGGGCTGGGTCACTGTAGGAGAGCTGGAGGGCTGTGTACACTACAAAGTTG TAAAGTACGAGAGGATCAAGTTCCTGGTGATCGCTCAGAAGAACGCAGTGGAGATCTATGCCTGGGCCCCCAAACCCTACCACAAGTTCATGGCCTTCAAG TCATTCACTGACCTGCAGCACCGCCCCCAGCTGGTTGACCTGACGGTGGAGGAGGGGCAGAGGTTAAAGGTCATCTACGGCTCCAGCCTGGGCTTCCATGTCATCGACGTCGACTCTGGCAACCCTTACGACATCTACGTCCCCTCACAC ATTCAGACCCAGGTGACTCCCCATGCCATCGTGATTCTTCCTAAGACAGACGGGATGGAGATGTTGTTGTGTTATGAAGATGAGGGAGTGTACGTCAATACCTACGGACGCATCACTAAAGACGTCGTGCTGCAGTGGGGAGAGATGCCTACTTctgttg CCTATATCCACTCTAGCCAGATCATGGGCTGGGGGGAAAAGGCCATAGAGATCAGGTCTGTGGAGACGGGACACCTGGACGGGGTCTTCATGCACAAGAGAGCCCAGAGACTCAAGTTTCTGTGTGAGAGGAATGACAAG gtgttcTTTGCGTCAGTGAGGTCTGGAGGCAGCAGTCAGGTCTTCTTCATGACCCTCAACCGTAGCTCCATGATGAACTGGTGA
- the LOC115179395 gene encoding traf2 and NCK-interacting protein kinase isoform X1, producing MATDSPARSLDEIDLSALRDPAGIFELVELVGNGTYGQVYKGRHVKTGQLAAIKVMDVTGDEEEEIKGEINMLKKYSHHRNIATYYGAFVKKNPPGIDDQLWLVMEFCGAGSITDLIKNTKGNSLKEEWTAYICREILRGLTHLHQHKVIHRDIKGQNVLLTENAEVKLVDFGVSAQLDRTVGKRNTFIGTPYWMAPEVIACDENPEATYDFKSDLWSLGITAIEMAEGAPPLCDMHPMRALFLIPRNPAPRLKSKKWSKKFQSFIESCLVKSHGQRPSTEQLLKHPFIRELPNERQIRIQLKDHIDRTKKKRGERDETEYEYSGSEEEEEERDVGEPSSIINIPGESTLRRDFLRLQLANKERSEALRRQQLEQQQNEEHKRLLLAERQKRIEEQKEQRRRLEEQQRRERELRKQQEREQRRRYEEMEQLRRDEERRHTEREQEYKRKQIEEQRQAERLQRQLQQERAYLVSLQQQQQQQQNQDGRPGEKKPLYHYKDSASPTDKPAWAKEVEERSKLNRQSSPALQHKSVSSRVSEASLPPRSESFSTTGMQPARTPPTHRPVEPQMAHLIPVKTMTGSQSLQESTGREAGGMGRRGEEGGGMPPRQNSDPTSDSNPAPPPRTTSREDDELPPKVPQRTTSISPALMRKNSPNGQGLIRASNPDLRASELCLDTAPQRSSHSSSSSSPSSQRGPPVQETSPPAEANQEVRIRPEEGRDSGRPSRPADLSALAKELRELRVEEGSRPPVKVRKVTDYSSSSEERSESSDEDGETGQDGTVAVMPQQGEAYGGLTEEPLAGSFNTTQDSTLIMTEAEERRRAAGHGESNGFHSNHHGSGNQGNLPDLVQQSSSSSPSTLDALKEQFGSKASFSPFGDPRSYQTSPTEDEEESSAGLFTSELLHQEQEQARLAEARKISVVNVNPTNIRPHSDTPEIRKYKKRFNSEILCAALWGVNLLVGTENGLMLLDRSGQGKVYNLITRRRFLQMDVLEGLNVLVTISGKKNKLRVYYLSWLRNRILHNDPEVEKKQGWVTVGELEGCVHYKVVKYERIKFLVIAQKNAVEIYAWAPKPYHKFMAFKSFTDLQHRPQLVDLTVEEGQRLKVIYGSSLGFHVIDVDSGNPYDIYVPSHIQTQVTPHAIVILPKTDGMEMLLCYEDEGVYVNTYGRITKDVVLQWGEMPTSVAYIHSSQIMGWGEKAIEIRSVETGHLDGVFMHKRAQRLKFLCERNDKVFFASVRSGGSSQVFFMTLNRSSMMNW from the exons CGACGACCagctatgg ttgGTGATGGAGTTCTGTGGGGCGGGCTCAATAACAGATCTGATTAAGAACACCAAGGGGAACTCATTGAAGGAGGAGTGGACTGCCTACATCTGCAGAGAGATCCTCAGG ggtctgACCCATCTCCACCAGCACAAGGTCATCCACAGAGACATCAAGGGTCAGAACGTCCTGCTGACGGAGAACGCAGAGGTCAAACtgg TGGACTTTGGTGTGAGTGCCCAGCTGGACCGGACGGTGGGGAAGAGGAACACCTTCATCGGGACTCCCTATTGGATGGCTCCCGAGGTCATCGCCTGCGACGAGAACCCCGAGGCCACTTACGACTTTAAG agtGACCTGTGGTCTCTGGGTATAACAGCTATAGAAATGGCAGAAGGAGCCCCTC CGCTGTGTGACATGCACCCAATGAGAGCTCTCTTCCTCATCCCACGAAACCCCGCCCCCAGACTCAAGTCCAAGAAGTG GTCTAAGAAGTTCCAGTCCTTCATTGAGAGTTGCTTGGTGAAGAGTCATGGTCAGAGACCCAGCACAGAACAGCTGTTGAAGCACCCCTTCATCAGAGAGCTGCCCAACGAACGCCAGATCCGCATCCAGCTGAAGGACCACATCGACAGAACCAAGAAGAAACGTGGGGAGAGGG ATGAGACAGAATATGAGTACAGCGGgagtgaagaggaggaagaggagcgaGACGTGGGGGagccaag CTCCATTATTAACATCCCCGGTGAGTCGACGTTAAGGCGGGACTTCCTGCGTCTGCAGCTGGCCAATAAGGAACGCTCTGAGGCTCTGAGGCGGCAGCAGTTGGAACAACAGCAGAACGAGGAACACAAGCGCCTCTTACTGGCCGAACGACAGAAACGCATAGAGGAGCAgaaagaacagaggaggagactggaggag CAACAGCGTAGGGAGCGTGAGTTGAGGAAGCagcaggagagagaacagagaagacgCTATGAAGAGATGGAACAACTacggagagatgaggagaggaggcacACGGAGAGAGAACAG GAGTATAAGCGTAAGCAGATTGAGGAACAACGTCAAGCCGAGAGATTACAGAGACAGTTACAACAGGAG AGAGCCTACCTGGTGTCtctacaacaacagcaacaacaacaacaaaaccaagATGGCCGACCAGGCGAGAAGAAACCTCTGTATCACTATAAAGACTCAGCTAGTCCTACTGACAAACCTGCATGGGCtaaagag GTGGAGGAGCGCTCCAAGCTGAACAGACAGAGTTCTCCGGCGCTGCAGCATAAGTCCGTCTCCAGCCGGGTCTCTGAGGCCTCCCTGCCTCCTCGCTCCGAGTCCTTCAGCACTACAGGGATGCAGCCGGCCCGCACCCCACCAACACACCGCCCAGTTGAACCAcag atggCCCACCTGATTCCAGTGAAGACCATGACAGGCTCTCAGTCTCTGCAGGAGAGCACAGGAAGAGAGGCaggggggatggggaggagaggggaggaggggggcggCATGCCCCCCCGTCAGAACTCTGACCCCACCTCTGACTCTAACCCCGCCCCTCCACCTCGTACCACTAGCCGAGAGGACGATGAGCTTCCCCCTAAGGTCCCTCAGAGAACCACCTCCATCTCCCCAGCCCTGATGAGGAAAAACTCCCCCAACGGACAGGGACTCATAcgagccag tAATCCAGACCTGAGAGCATCAGAGTTGTGTCTCGATACTGCTCCACAGAggtcctctcactcctcctcctcatcctcacctTCATcacagagag GTCCACCAGTCCAGGAGACCTCCCCCCCAGCAGAAGCCAATCAGGAGGTCAGGATCAGACCGGAGGAGGGGCGAGACTCAGGCAGACCCAGCAGACCTGCC gacCTAAGTGCGCTGGCTAAGGAGCTGAGAgagttgagggtagaggagggcaGTAGACCTCCAGTGAAGGTGAGAAAG GTGACAGACTACTCATCCTCCAGTGAGGAGCGGTCAGAGAGCAGCGACGAGGACGGAGAGACGGGGCAAGATGGGACTGTGGCTgtcat gccaCAGCAGGGTGAAGCATATGGAGGTTTGACTGAAGAACCTCTGGCGGGCTCCTTCAACACAACACAGGACAGCACTCTGATCATGACAGAG gcggaggagaggaggagggcagcagGCCATGGTGAGAGTAACGGGTTCCACAGCAACCATCACGGCAGCGGTAACCAAGGCAATCTCCCTGACCTGGTCCAGCAGagctcctcctcttcaccctcaaCCCTGGATGCACTGAAAGag CAATTTGGATCTAAAGCCTCCTTCTCCCCATTCGGTGACCCACGGTCCTATCAGACCTCCCCTACTGAAGATGAGGAAGAGAGCTCAGCTG GTCTGTTCACCAGTGAGTTGCTGCATCAGGAGCAGGAGCAGGCCAGACTAGCCGAGGCCAGAAAGATCAGCGTGGTCAACGTGAACCCGACCAACATACGACCTCACAGTGACACGCCTGAGATACGCAAATACAAGAAGCGCTTCAACTCTGAGATACTGTGTGCTGCTCTCTGGG gTGTGAACCTGCTGGTGGGGACAGAGAATGGTTTGATGTTGCTTGACCGTAGCGGTCAGGGGAAGGTCTATAACCTGATAACCAGGAGACGCTTCCTACAGATGGATGTCCTGGAGGGACTTAATGTCCTGGTTACTATATCAG gGAAGAAGAATAAGTTGCGTGTGTACTACCTGTCCTGGCTGAGGAACAGGATACTCCACAACGACCCAGAGGTGGAGAAGAAGCAGGGCTGGGTCACTGTAGGAGAGCTGGAGGGCTGTGTACACTACAAAGTTG TAAAGTACGAGAGGATCAAGTTCCTGGTGATCGCTCAGAAGAACGCAGTGGAGATCTATGCCTGGGCCCCCAAACCCTACCACAAGTTCATGGCCTTCAAG TCATTCACTGACCTGCAGCACCGCCCCCAGCTGGTTGACCTGACGGTGGAGGAGGGGCAGAGGTTAAAGGTCATCTACGGCTCCAGCCTGGGCTTCCATGTCATCGACGTCGACTCTGGCAACCCTTACGACATCTACGTCCCCTCACAC ATTCAGACCCAGGTGACTCCCCATGCCATCGTGATTCTTCCTAAGACAGACGGGATGGAGATGTTGTTGTGTTATGAAGATGAGGGAGTGTACGTCAATACCTACGGACGCATCACTAAAGACGTCGTGCTGCAGTGGGGAGAGATGCCTACTTctgttg CCTATATCCACTCTAGCCAGATCATGGGCTGGGGGGAAAAGGCCATAGAGATCAGGTCTGTGGAGACGGGACACCTGGACGGGGTCTTCATGCACAAGAGAGCCCAGAGACTCAAGTTTCTGTGTGAGAGGAATGACAAG gtgttcTTTGCGTCAGTGAGGTCTGGAGGCAGCAGTCAGGTCTTCTTCATGACCCTCAACCGTAGCTCCATGATGAACTGGTGA
- the LOC115179395 gene encoding traf2 and NCK-interacting protein kinase isoform X3, giving the protein MATDSPARSLDEIDLSALRDPAGIFELVELVGNGTYGQVYKGRHVKTGQLAAIKVMDVTGDEEEEIKGEINMLKKYSHHRNIATYYGAFVKKNPPGIDDQLWLVMEFCGAGSITDLIKNTKGNSLKEEWTAYICREILRGLTHLHQHKVIHRDIKGQNVLLTENAEVKLVDFGVSAQLDRTVGKRNTFIGTPYWMAPEVIACDENPEATYDFKSDLWSLGITAIEMAEGAPPLCDMHPMRALFLIPRNPAPRLKSKKWSKKFQSFIESCLVKSHGQRPSTEQLLKHPFIRELPNERQIRIQLKDHIDRTKKKRGERDETEYEYSGSEEEEEERDVGEPSSIINIPGESTLRRDFLRLQLANKERSEALRRQQLEQQQNEEHKRLLLAERQKRIEEQKEQRRRLEEQQRRERELRKQQEREQRRRYEEMEQLRRDEERRHTEREQEYKRKQIEEQRQAERLQRQLQQERAYLVSLQQQQQQQQNQDGRPGEKKPLYHYKDSASPTDKPAWAKEVLKQQPHPQSHSPRPFLRQSHSFNQPSSSIPSHTNLPRRVPSNPTPPPHIRISLETRDLVDPVLKQEINQQVREMRAQKAGQRVVRQKERGRNTGANHQGVVQHNNRGPKRPSPAGQKAGQQDRGRSPRPKHQGPQHNPNQGPQHNGKGQQTGFNRGPSPNPNQAPKESPISNPQAPNQEALNGPVWAPSSSPNQGHNLGVKDQGQIWVSGRSSSSISPCRRIDIEVNDIDVEIDSSSSSHSNSSFLYPSPDRDLFPCRILDVEIDELDIEMEELEKRELDCWRYREEERECRKRGREGGVGGLRMASSHESLLGSYGGHTNSDLNPRPLTPDLSASAPAGRLSPFLSSNQNHFLAPESSKQSPFLQVPGWAPPSLNRRRSEVTDDDEVTTSNLDLTSSAPANMLRSHLAQAMPIRSKQSSLSRSALSFPPLRSPGKSSGPLKQLVLALTWMGLSPRGSPRVSPQTSAGISPSHSRPESPCHLSLNSPPAPFYHSQYLTPCSSPHLTPMCSPHPSPGSSPFGSQSQLTIRPLAASH; this is encoded by the exons CGACGACCagctatgg ttgGTGATGGAGTTCTGTGGGGCGGGCTCAATAACAGATCTGATTAAGAACACCAAGGGGAACTCATTGAAGGAGGAGTGGACTGCCTACATCTGCAGAGAGATCCTCAGG ggtctgACCCATCTCCACCAGCACAAGGTCATCCACAGAGACATCAAGGGTCAGAACGTCCTGCTGACGGAGAACGCAGAGGTCAAACtgg TGGACTTTGGTGTGAGTGCCCAGCTGGACCGGACGGTGGGGAAGAGGAACACCTTCATCGGGACTCCCTATTGGATGGCTCCCGAGGTCATCGCCTGCGACGAGAACCCCGAGGCCACTTACGACTTTAAG agtGACCTGTGGTCTCTGGGTATAACAGCTATAGAAATGGCAGAAGGAGCCCCTC CGCTGTGTGACATGCACCCAATGAGAGCTCTCTTCCTCATCCCACGAAACCCCGCCCCCAGACTCAAGTCCAAGAAGTG GTCTAAGAAGTTCCAGTCCTTCATTGAGAGTTGCTTGGTGAAGAGTCATGGTCAGAGACCCAGCACAGAACAGCTGTTGAAGCACCCCTTCATCAGAGAGCTGCCCAACGAACGCCAGATCCGCATCCAGCTGAAGGACCACATCGACAGAACCAAGAAGAAACGTGGGGAGAGGG ATGAGACAGAATATGAGTACAGCGGgagtgaagaggaggaagaggagcgaGACGTGGGGGagccaag CTCCATTATTAACATCCCCGGTGAGTCGACGTTAAGGCGGGACTTCCTGCGTCTGCAGCTGGCCAATAAGGAACGCTCTGAGGCTCTGAGGCGGCAGCAGTTGGAACAACAGCAGAACGAGGAACACAAGCGCCTCTTACTGGCCGAACGACAGAAACGCATAGAGGAGCAgaaagaacagaggaggagactggaggag CAACAGCGTAGGGAGCGTGAGTTGAGGAAGCagcaggagagagaacagagaagacgCTATGAAGAGATGGAACAACTacggagagatgaggagaggaggcacACGGAGAGAGAACAG GAGTATAAGCGTAAGCAGATTGAGGAACAACGTCAAGCCGAGAGATTACAGAGACAGTTACAACAGGAG AGAGCCTACCTGGTGTCtctacaacaacagcaacaacaacaacaaaaccaagATGGCCGACCAGGCGAGAAGAAACCTCTGTATCACTATAAAGACTCAGCTAGTCCTACTGACAAACCTGCATGGGCtaaagag GTCCTGAAGCAGCAGCCACACCCCCAGAGCCACTCACCCCGCCCATTCCTCAGACAAAGCCACTCCTTCAACCAACCTTCATCCTCCATTCCCTCCCACACCAACCTCCCTCGCCGAGTCCCCTCcaaccccacccctccccctcacATCCGTATCTCCCTGGAGACCAGGGATCTAGTAGATCCCGTTCTGAAACAGGAGATCAACCAGCAGGTTAGAGAGATGAGAGCTCAGAAAGCCGGTCAAAGGGTGGTCAGACAAAAAGAAAGAGGACGCAATACCGGAGCCAACCACCAGGGGGTAgtacaacacaacaacagggGGCCAAAAAGGCCTAGCCCAGCCGGTCAGAAGGCTGGTCAGCAAGACCGAGGACGCAGTCCCAGACCTAAACACCAAGGGCCACAACACAACCCCAACCAGGGGCCACAGCATAATGGGAAGGGGCAACAGACTGGCTTTAACCGAggccccagccctaaccccaaccAAGCCCCAAAAGAGAGCCCCATCTCTAATCCCCAAGCCCCTAACCAAGAGGCCCTCAATGGGCCAGTCTGGgcacccagctccagccccaaccAGGGACATAACCTGGGGGTAAAAGACCAGGGGCAGATATGGGTCAGTGGCCGTAGTAGCAGCTCCATCTCCCCCTGTCGTAGAATAGACATAGAAGTAAATGACATAGATGTAGAAATagactcctcttcttcctctcattCTAATTCTTCtttcctctacccctctcctgaTCGTGATCTGTTTCCCTGTCGCATACTAGATGTAGAAATAGATGAACTAGATATAGAAATGGAGGAACTAGAAAAGAGGGAGTTGGATTGTTGGaggtatagagaggaggagagggaatgtaggaaaaggggtagagagggaggtgtgggggGGTTGAGGATGGCTTCCAGCCATGAGAGTCTGTTGGGATCCTATGGGGGTCATACGaactctgacctcaacccccgacccctaacccctgacctctcagCCTCTGCACCGGCAGGCCGACTAagccctttcctctcctccaatcAAAATCACTTCCTGGCTCCTGAATCCTCCAAGCAGAGTCCGTTCCTCCAAGTCCCTGGCTGGGCACCTCCCTCTCTGAACAGAaggaggtcagaggtcactgATGATGATGAGGTCACGACCTCTAACCTGGACCTGACTTCCTCTGCGCCAGCTAACATGCTCAGATCACACCTGGCCCAGGCCATGCCCATTAGATCCAAGCAGTCATCTCTCTCTCGGTCcgccctctctttcccccccctTCGTTCTCCTGGTAAGAGCTCAGGTCCTCTGAAACAGTTAGTTTTAGCCTTAACTTGGATGGGCCTCTCGCCTCGAGGGTCACCTAGAGTCTCACCCCAAACCTCAGCCGGAATCTCCCCCTCACACTCCCGACCTGAGTCCCCATGTCATCTCTCCCTCAATTCCCCTCCAGCTCCATTCTACCACTCCCAGTATCTCACACCCTGCTCCTCCCCCCACCTCACCCCTATGTgttctcctcacccctctcccggCAGCTCCCCCTTCGGCTCCCAGTCCCAGCTCACTATCAGACCACTAGCTGCTAGCcattag